A single Calypte anna isolate BGI_N300 chromosome 5A, bCalAnn1_v1.p, whole genome shotgun sequence DNA region contains:
- the GPHB5 gene encoding glycoprotein hormone beta-5, translated as MKLPCVTLGALLLLMLLGTGSALKASAIDLRTFVGCAVREFTFLARKPGCKRLRVTTDACWGRCETWERPVLEPPYIESYHRVCTYNETKMMRVKLPKCDPRVDPFYTYPVAIRCDCDICSTATTECETA; from the exons ATGAAGCTCCCCTGCGTGACCCTGGGCGCTCTGCTTCTCCTGATGCTGCTGGGCACCGGCAGCGCTCTCAAGGCCTCCGCCATCGACCTGCGCACCTTCGTCGGCTGCGCCGTGCGGGAGTTCACCTTCCTGGCCAGGAAACCTGGATGCAAGAGGCTGCGGGTGACGACGGACGCGTGCTGGGGACGCTGCGAGACCTGGGAG AGGCCAGTGCTGGAACCCCCTTACATCGAGTCTTACCACCGCGTTTGCACCTACAACGAGACCAAGATGATGAGGGTGAAGCTGCCCAAGTGTGACCCTCGTGTGGATCCCTTCTACACCTACCCAGTGGCCATCCGCTGTGACTGTGACATCTGCTCCACTGCCACCACTGAATGTGAGACAGCATGA